The proteins below come from a single Ictalurus furcatus strain D&B chromosome 27, Billie_1.0, whole genome shotgun sequence genomic window:
- the LOC128602908 gene encoding uncharacterized protein LOC128602908 isoform X4 gives MDLHRIFWGCFSCFLAVIACLICILQSICGFLANLVLILAKWIYVQFSKPRVQSLQDEVDYEEQQGEFPHRLWRHLGVLTDFFGFQKGWSKEIRFHKMVIGNDMNCHKAFLSGLGINRQDAEFSADQSDVIIAFVPIASRAGTDIVAALEKIPENRPVVFVALHHTFDRNCVVPESRRNISRSNVLAVDCLFHEDQGLLECPCNTEALKATVKYLQDIKMNSKVSRWF, from the exons ATGGATTTACATAGGATTTTCTGGGGATGCTTTTCGTGTTTCCTTGCTGTTATTGCTTGTTTAATCTGCATACTCCAATCAATTTGT GGATTTCTGGCTAATCTGGTATTAATTCTAG CGAAGTGGATTTATGTCCAGTTTTCGAAGCCCAGAGTACAATCCCTACAG GATGAAGTGGATTACGAAGAACAACAAGGTGAATTTCCCCACAGACTGTGGAGACATTTGGGG GTATTGACGGATTTTTTTGGGTTCCAAAAAG GATGGTCAAAAGAGATCAGATTCCACAAGATGGTCATTGGAAATGACATGAATTGTCACAAGGCCTTTTTGAGCGGTCTGGGTATCAATCGCCAAGACGCCGAGTTCTCTGCGGATCAGAGTGACGTCATCATCGCTTTCGTCCCTATTGCCTCTCGAGCTGGAACCGACATCGTTGCTGCGCTTGAGAAGATACCAG AAAACCGGCCTGTTGTTTTCGTGGCGCTCCATCACACGTTTGATCGGAATTGCGTCGTTCCAGAGAGCAGACGAAATATTAGCAGGAGCAACGTGTTGGCTGTGGACTGTCTCTTTCATGAAGACCAGGGATTGCTGGAATGTCCTTGTAACACAGAGGCACTGAAAGCAACAGTAAAGTATTTACAAGACATCAAGATGAATTCCAAAGTGTCAAGATGGTTTTAA
- the LOC128602908 gene encoding uncharacterized protein LOC128602908 isoform X3, with the protein MDLHRIFWGCFSCFLAVIACLICILQSICGFLANLVLILAKWIYVQFSKPRVQSLQQDEVDYEEQQGEFPHRLWRHLGVLTDFFGFQKGWSKEIRFHKMVIGNDMNCHKAFLSGLGINRQDAEFSADQSDVIIAFVPIASRAGTDIVAALEKIPENRPVVFVALHHTFDRNCVVPESRRNISRSNVLAVDCLFHEDQGLLECPCNTEALKATVKYLQDIKMNSKVSRWF; encoded by the exons ATGGATTTACATAGGATTTTCTGGGGATGCTTTTCGTGTTTCCTTGCTGTTATTGCTTGTTTAATCTGCATACTCCAATCAATTTGT GGATTTCTGGCTAATCTGGTATTAATTCTAG CGAAGTGGATTTATGTCCAGTTTTCGAAGCCCAGAGTACAATCCCTACAG CAGGATGAAGTGGATTACGAAGAACAACAAGGTGAATTTCCCCACAGACTGTGGAGACATTTGGGG GTATTGACGGATTTTTTTGGGTTCCAAAAAG GATGGTCAAAAGAGATCAGATTCCACAAGATGGTCATTGGAAATGACATGAATTGTCACAAGGCCTTTTTGAGCGGTCTGGGTATCAATCGCCAAGACGCCGAGTTCTCTGCGGATCAGAGTGACGTCATCATCGCTTTCGTCCCTATTGCCTCTCGAGCTGGAACCGACATCGTTGCTGCGCTTGAGAAGATACCAG AAAACCGGCCTGTTGTTTTCGTGGCGCTCCATCACACGTTTGATCGGAATTGCGTCGTTCCAGAGAGCAGACGAAATATTAGCAGGAGCAACGTGTTGGCTGTGGACTGTCTCTTTCATGAAGACCAGGGATTGCTGGAATGTCCTTGTAACACAGAGGCACTGAAAGCAACAGTAAAGTATTTACAAGACATCAAGATGAATTCCAAAGTGTCAAGATGGTTTTAA
- the LOC128602908 gene encoding uncharacterized protein LOC128602908 isoform X2 — translation MDLHRIFWGCFSCFLAVIACLICILQSICGFLANLVLILAKWIYVQFSKPRVQSLQDEVDYEEQQDVREDQGQWRFLQDTNVLTDFFGFQKGWSKEIRFHKMVIGNDMNCHKAFLSGLGINRQDAEFSADQSDVIIAFVPIASRAGTDIVAALEKIPENRPVVFVALHHTFDRNCVVPESRRNISRSNVLAVDCLFHEDQGLLECPCNTEALKATVKYLQDIKMNSKVSRWF, via the exons ATGGATTTACATAGGATTTTCTGGGGATGCTTTTCGTGTTTCCTTGCTGTTATTGCTTGTTTAATCTGCATACTCCAATCAATTTGT GGATTTCTGGCTAATCTGGTATTAATTCTAG CGAAGTGGATTTATGTCCAGTTTTCGAAGCCCAGAGTACAATCCCTACAG GATGAAGTGGATTACGAAGAACAACAAG ATGTTCGTGAAGACCAGGGACAGTGGAGATTTCTTCAGGACACAAAT GTATTGACGGATTTTTTTGGGTTCCAAAAAG GATGGTCAAAAGAGATCAGATTCCACAAGATGGTCATTGGAAATGACATGAATTGTCACAAGGCCTTTTTGAGCGGTCTGGGTATCAATCGCCAAGACGCCGAGTTCTCTGCGGATCAGAGTGACGTCATCATCGCTTTCGTCCCTATTGCCTCTCGAGCTGGAACCGACATCGTTGCTGCGCTTGAGAAGATACCAG AAAACCGGCCTGTTGTTTTCGTGGCGCTCCATCACACGTTTGATCGGAATTGCGTCGTTCCAGAGAGCAGACGAAATATTAGCAGGAGCAACGTGTTGGCTGTGGACTGTCTCTTTCATGAAGACCAGGGATTGCTGGAATGTCCTTGTAACACAGAGGCACTGAAAGCAACAGTAAAGTATTTACAAGACATCAAGATGAATTCCAAAGTGTCAAGATGGTTTTAA
- the LOC128602908 gene encoding uncharacterized protein LOC128602908 isoform X1, with the protein MDLHRIFWGCFSCFLAVIACLICILQSICGFLANLVLILAKWIYVQFSKPRVQSLQQDEVDYEEQQDVREDQGQWRFLQDTNVLTDFFGFQKGWSKEIRFHKMVIGNDMNCHKAFLSGLGINRQDAEFSADQSDVIIAFVPIASRAGTDIVAALEKIPENRPVVFVALHHTFDRNCVVPESRRNISRSNVLAVDCLFHEDQGLLECPCNTEALKATVKYLQDIKMNSKVSRWF; encoded by the exons ATGGATTTACATAGGATTTTCTGGGGATGCTTTTCGTGTTTCCTTGCTGTTATTGCTTGTTTAATCTGCATACTCCAATCAATTTGT GGATTTCTGGCTAATCTGGTATTAATTCTAG CGAAGTGGATTTATGTCCAGTTTTCGAAGCCCAGAGTACAATCCCTACAG CAGGATGAAGTGGATTACGAAGAACAACAAG ATGTTCGTGAAGACCAGGGACAGTGGAGATTTCTTCAGGACACAAAT GTATTGACGGATTTTTTTGGGTTCCAAAAAG GATGGTCAAAAGAGATCAGATTCCACAAGATGGTCATTGGAAATGACATGAATTGTCACAAGGCCTTTTTGAGCGGTCTGGGTATCAATCGCCAAGACGCCGAGTTCTCTGCGGATCAGAGTGACGTCATCATCGCTTTCGTCCCTATTGCCTCTCGAGCTGGAACCGACATCGTTGCTGCGCTTGAGAAGATACCAG AAAACCGGCCTGTTGTTTTCGTGGCGCTCCATCACACGTTTGATCGGAATTGCGTCGTTCCAGAGAGCAGACGAAATATTAGCAGGAGCAACGTGTTGGCTGTGGACTGTCTCTTTCATGAAGACCAGGGATTGCTGGAATGTCCTTGTAACACAGAGGCACTGAAAGCAACAGTAAAGTATTTACAAGACATCAAGATGAATTCCAAAGTGTCAAGATGGTTTTAA